A genomic stretch from Opitutales bacterium includes:
- a CDS encoding transposase domain-containing protein encodes MGHPKAGRRSAILYTILQNCHLSGHNPQEYLLDVLNRLARADRSDPEFISSLTPKNWKPAASQ; translated from the coding sequence ATCGGGCATCCGAAAGCAGGTCGCCGCAGCGCAATCCTTTATACAATCCTTCAGAATTGCCACCTGTCCGGCCACAACCCCCAAGAGTATCTGCTCGACGTGCTCAACCGCCTCGCTCGTGCAGATCGTAGCGACCCCGAGTTCATCTCCAGCCTGACTCCGAAAAACTGGAAGCCAGCTGCTAGTCAATGA